Proteins from a single region of Megalopta genalis isolate 19385.01 chromosome 3, iyMegGena1_principal, whole genome shotgun sequence:
- the msi gene encoding RNA-binding protein musashi isoform X1: MAAASFPPNFSNVGILENCAGMEAANGAIEHDFHNALVPINGSHSGSSGRSTPNGGDPAPGKLFVGGLSWQTSSEKLREYFGMFGTVTDVLIMKDPVTQRSRGFGFITFAEPGSVDKVLKCPIHTLDGKKIDPKHATPKNRAKQANRTKKIFVGGVSQDTSSDEVKAYFNQFGKVEETVMLMDQQTKRHRGFGFVTFENEDVVDRVCEIHFHTIKNKKVECKKAQPKEAVQPGALALGKRVVLGALGVRLAPQPPLPVAAASQIVAAQAQAQVQAAAAAAAAAQVQNAVAGYGKLFASSYPALSAYRYAPYPIPAAAVAAAAAAAAPAPAPAPPAAAAAAAAAAAATPAAAAAAAAAPANPYQGYSLTNVDMSSFQGVDWGSMYGMGMYV; encoded by the exons CGCCGGCATGGAGGCGGCGAACGGTGCGATCGAGCACGATTTCCACAATGCCCTGGTGCCTATAAACGGTAGCCACTCTGGCAGCTCCGGCAGGAGTACGCCGAACGGAGGAGACCCGGCGCCGGGGAAGCTGTTCGTCGGCGGCCTCTCCTGGCAGACCAGCAGCGAGAAGCTCAGGGAGTACTTCGGGATGTTTGGCACCGTCACCGACGTCCTCATCATGAAGGATCCGGTCACACAG CGTAGTCGCGGGTTCGGCTTCATCACGTTCGCCGAGCCGGGTAGCGTGGACAAGGTGCTGAAGTGTCCAATCCACACGCTGGACGGCAAGAAGATCGACCCGAAGCACGCGACGCCGAAGAACCGCGCGAAACAGGCGAACCGCACCAAGAAGATCTTCGTAGGCGGCGTCAGCCAGGACACGAGCAGCGACGAAGTGAAGGCCTACTTCAACCAGTTCGGGAAGGTCGAGGAGACGGTGATGCTGATGGACCAGCAGACAAAGCGGCACAGGGGCTTCGGGTTCGTTACGTTCGAGAACGAGGACGTGGTGGACCGGGTCTGCGAGATCCACTTCCACACGATCAAGAACAAGAAGGTCGAGTGCAAGAAGGCGCAGCCGAAGGAGGCTGTGCAGCCGGGCGCGCTCGCGCTCGGCAAGAGGGTGGTACTCGGAGCTCTGGGCGTCCGGCTGGCACCCCAGCCGCCGCTCCCGGTGGCCGCGGCCTCCCAGATCGTGGCCGCGCAGGCACAGGCGCAGGTAcaggcggccgcggccgcggccgcagcCGCGCAGGTGCAAAACGCCGTGGCCGGATACGGGAAGCTGTTCGCGAGCAGCTACCCCGCGCTCTCCGCGTACCGGTACGCGCCGTACCCGAtcccggcggcggcggtggccgcGGCTGCGGCAGCGGCCGCCCCCGCTCCCGCACCGGCACCGCCCgcagccgcggccgcggccgcagcCGCCGCGGCAGCCACACCagccgccgccgcggccgccGCAGCCGCGCCGGCAAACCCCTACCAAGGATACTCGCTGACCAACGTCGACATGTCCAGCTTCCAGGGCGTCGACTGGGGCTCCATGTACGGGATGGGCATGTACGTGTAA
- the msi gene encoding RNA-binding protein musashi isoform X3 — protein sequence MMYCFSAGMEAANGAIEHDFHNALVPINGSHSGSSGRSTPNGGDPAPGKLFVGGLSWQTSSEKLREYFGMFGTVTDVLIMKDPVTQRSRGFGFITFAEPGSVDKVLKCPIHTLDGKKIDPKHATPKNRAKQANRTKKIFVGGVSQDTSSDEVKAYFNQFGKVEETVMLMDQQTKRHRGFGFVTFENEDVVDRVCEIHFHTIKNKKVECKKAQPKEAVQPGALALGKRVVLGALGVRLAPQPPLPVAAASQIVAAQAQAQVQAAAAAAAAAQVQNAVAGYGKLFASSYPALSAYRYAPYPIPAAAVAAAAAAAAPAPAPAPPAAAAAAAAAAAATPAAAAAAAAAPANPYQGYSLTNVDMSSFQGVDWGSMYGMGMYV from the exons CGCCGGCATGGAGGCGGCGAACGGTGCGATCGAGCACGATTTCCACAATGCCCTGGTGCCTATAAACGGTAGCCACTCTGGCAGCTCCGGCAGGAGTACGCCGAACGGAGGAGACCCGGCGCCGGGGAAGCTGTTCGTCGGCGGCCTCTCCTGGCAGACCAGCAGCGAGAAGCTCAGGGAGTACTTCGGGATGTTTGGCACCGTCACCGACGTCCTCATCATGAAGGATCCGGTCACACAG CGTAGTCGCGGGTTCGGCTTCATCACGTTCGCCGAGCCGGGTAGCGTGGACAAGGTGCTGAAGTGTCCAATCCACACGCTGGACGGCAAGAAGATCGACCCGAAGCACGCGACGCCGAAGAACCGCGCGAAACAGGCGAACCGCACCAAGAAGATCTTCGTAGGCGGCGTCAGCCAGGACACGAGCAGCGACGAAGTGAAGGCCTACTTCAACCAGTTCGGGAAGGTCGAGGAGACGGTGATGCTGATGGACCAGCAGACAAAGCGGCACAGGGGCTTCGGGTTCGTTACGTTCGAGAACGAGGACGTGGTGGACCGGGTCTGCGAGATCCACTTCCACACGATCAAGAACAAGAAGGTCGAGTGCAAGAAGGCGCAGCCGAAGGAGGCTGTGCAGCCGGGCGCGCTCGCGCTCGGCAAGAGGGTGGTACTCGGAGCTCTGGGCGTCCGGCTGGCACCCCAGCCGCCGCTCCCGGTGGCCGCGGCCTCCCAGATCGTGGCCGCGCAGGCACAGGCGCAGGTAcaggcggccgcggccgcggccgcagcCGCGCAGGTGCAAAACGCCGTGGCCGGATACGGGAAGCTGTTCGCGAGCAGCTACCCCGCGCTCTCCGCGTACCGGTACGCGCCGTACCCGAtcccggcggcggcggtggccgcGGCTGCGGCAGCGGCCGCCCCCGCTCCCGCACCGGCACCGCCCgcagccgcggccgcggccgcagcCGCCGCGGCAGCCACACCagccgccgccgcggccgccGCAGCCGCGCCGGCAAACCCCTACCAAGGATACTCGCTGACCAACGTCGACATGTCCAGCTTCCAGGGCGTCGACTGGGGCTCCATGTACGGGATGGGCATGTACGTGTAA
- the msi gene encoding RNA-binding protein musashi isoform X2 — protein MFPYTTFSTVGAGMEAANGAIEHDFHNALVPINGSHSGSSGRSTPNGGDPAPGKLFVGGLSWQTSSEKLREYFGMFGTVTDVLIMKDPVTQRSRGFGFITFAEPGSVDKVLKCPIHTLDGKKIDPKHATPKNRAKQANRTKKIFVGGVSQDTSSDEVKAYFNQFGKVEETVMLMDQQTKRHRGFGFVTFENEDVVDRVCEIHFHTIKNKKVECKKAQPKEAVQPGALALGKRVVLGALGVRLAPQPPLPVAAASQIVAAQAQAQVQAAAAAAAAAQVQNAVAGYGKLFASSYPALSAYRYAPYPIPAAAVAAAAAAAAPAPAPAPPAAAAAAAAAAAATPAAAAAAAAAPANPYQGYSLTNVDMSSFQGVDWGSMYGMGMYV, from the exons CGCCGGCATGGAGGCGGCGAACGGTGCGATCGAGCACGATTTCCACAATGCCCTGGTGCCTATAAACGGTAGCCACTCTGGCAGCTCCGGCAGGAGTACGCCGAACGGAGGAGACCCGGCGCCGGGGAAGCTGTTCGTCGGCGGCCTCTCCTGGCAGACCAGCAGCGAGAAGCTCAGGGAGTACTTCGGGATGTTTGGCACCGTCACCGACGTCCTCATCATGAAGGATCCGGTCACACAG CGTAGTCGCGGGTTCGGCTTCATCACGTTCGCCGAGCCGGGTAGCGTGGACAAGGTGCTGAAGTGTCCAATCCACACGCTGGACGGCAAGAAGATCGACCCGAAGCACGCGACGCCGAAGAACCGCGCGAAACAGGCGAACCGCACCAAGAAGATCTTCGTAGGCGGCGTCAGCCAGGACACGAGCAGCGACGAAGTGAAGGCCTACTTCAACCAGTTCGGGAAGGTCGAGGAGACGGTGATGCTGATGGACCAGCAGACAAAGCGGCACAGGGGCTTCGGGTTCGTTACGTTCGAGAACGAGGACGTGGTGGACCGGGTCTGCGAGATCCACTTCCACACGATCAAGAACAAGAAGGTCGAGTGCAAGAAGGCGCAGCCGAAGGAGGCTGTGCAGCCGGGCGCGCTCGCGCTCGGCAAGAGGGTGGTACTCGGAGCTCTGGGCGTCCGGCTGGCACCCCAGCCGCCGCTCCCGGTGGCCGCGGCCTCCCAGATCGTGGCCGCGCAGGCACAGGCGCAGGTAcaggcggccgcggccgcggccgcagcCGCGCAGGTGCAAAACGCCGTGGCCGGATACGGGAAGCTGTTCGCGAGCAGCTACCCCGCGCTCTCCGCGTACCGGTACGCGCCGTACCCGAtcccggcggcggcggtggccgcGGCTGCGGCAGCGGCCGCCCCCGCTCCCGCACCGGCACCGCCCgcagccgcggccgcggccgcagcCGCCGCGGCAGCCACACCagccgccgccgcggccgccGCAGCCGCGCCGGCAAACCCCTACCAAGGATACTCGCTGACCAACGTCGACATGTCCAGCTTCCAGGGCGTCGACTGGGGCTCCATGTACGGGATGGGCATGTACGTGTAA
- the msi gene encoding RNA-binding protein musashi isoform X4, with product MEAANGAIEHDFHNALVPINGSHSGSSGRSTPNGGDPAPGKLFVGGLSWQTSSEKLREYFGMFGTVTDVLIMKDPVTQRSRGFGFITFAEPGSVDKVLKCPIHTLDGKKIDPKHATPKNRAKQANRTKKIFVGGVSQDTSSDEVKAYFNQFGKVEETVMLMDQQTKRHRGFGFVTFENEDVVDRVCEIHFHTIKNKKVECKKAQPKEAVQPGALALGKRVVLGALGVRLAPQPPLPVAAASQIVAAQAQAQVQAAAAAAAAAQVQNAVAGYGKLFASSYPALSAYRYAPYPIPAAAVAAAAAAAAPAPAPAPPAAAAAAAAAAAATPAAAAAAAAAPANPYQGYSLTNVDMSSFQGVDWGSMYGMGMYV from the exons ATGGAGGCGGCGAACGGTGCGATCGAGCACGATTTCCACAATGCCCTGGTGCCTATAAACGGTAGCCACTCTGGCAGCTCCGGCAGGAGTACGCCGAACGGAGGAGACCCGGCGCCGGGGAAGCTGTTCGTCGGCGGCCTCTCCTGGCAGACCAGCAGCGAGAAGCTCAGGGAGTACTTCGGGATGTTTGGCACCGTCACCGACGTCCTCATCATGAAGGATCCGGTCACACAG CGTAGTCGCGGGTTCGGCTTCATCACGTTCGCCGAGCCGGGTAGCGTGGACAAGGTGCTGAAGTGTCCAATCCACACGCTGGACGGCAAGAAGATCGACCCGAAGCACGCGACGCCGAAGAACCGCGCGAAACAGGCGAACCGCACCAAGAAGATCTTCGTAGGCGGCGTCAGCCAGGACACGAGCAGCGACGAAGTGAAGGCCTACTTCAACCAGTTCGGGAAGGTCGAGGAGACGGTGATGCTGATGGACCAGCAGACAAAGCGGCACAGGGGCTTCGGGTTCGTTACGTTCGAGAACGAGGACGTGGTGGACCGGGTCTGCGAGATCCACTTCCACACGATCAAGAACAAGAAGGTCGAGTGCAAGAAGGCGCAGCCGAAGGAGGCTGTGCAGCCGGGCGCGCTCGCGCTCGGCAAGAGGGTGGTACTCGGAGCTCTGGGCGTCCGGCTGGCACCCCAGCCGCCGCTCCCGGTGGCCGCGGCCTCCCAGATCGTGGCCGCGCAGGCACAGGCGCAGGTAcaggcggccgcggccgcggccgcagcCGCGCAGGTGCAAAACGCCGTGGCCGGATACGGGAAGCTGTTCGCGAGCAGCTACCCCGCGCTCTCCGCGTACCGGTACGCGCCGTACCCGAtcccggcggcggcggtggccgcGGCTGCGGCAGCGGCCGCCCCCGCTCCCGCACCGGCACCGCCCgcagccgcggccgcggccgcagcCGCCGCGGCAGCCACACCagccgccgccgcggccgccGCAGCCGCGCCGGCAAACCCCTACCAAGGATACTCGCTGACCAACGTCGACATGTCCAGCTTCCAGGGCGTCGACTGGGGCTCCATGTACGGGATGGGCATGTACGTGTAA